From uncultured Pseudodesulfovibrio sp.:
GGAACTTGACCCCTTGCACGCCTGCGGCGGCGGCTTCGTCGATCATCCTTTGTGCGATGTCATATTCACCCTGATGGTTATTTCCAATCTCTGCGACGATAAAGCAGGGATGGCCCTTGCCAATGGTGACGCCAGAACGAAGTGTGACGGACTGAATCTGTTTCATATCAGAATCTCACAATTTGAAATCCGCGCTTTTCGGAATACGGCTTGAGCTGCTCATAAATCTCGGCTTGTTTGCCAAACGAGGTGATGACTACGGCATCGCAGTCCACCTGATCCAGAACATGCGGTGCGGAAACCACATGGCCGTTGAAAATCTGCCCCTGTTTCTTCGTATCATTATCAAGAAGCGCCAGGACCTGAAATCCTGTATCCCTCAGAGCGGATAAAACCACTTCGCAGGTCTCGGATGCACCGAATAACGCCAGCTTTCTTTTTCCTTGGCTCTCCAGCAAAGAGAGTTGATCCAAAACAAATTCTTTAATGGTCGAATACAAACGGACCGTTTCAGATGAATAATCTGAAAACATCCGCTGCCGCGACTGATGTCCCTGATCCGTCAGAGTATAGCTATAGCTCTTCCCGTTAACAGGGCAAAACTCAACCAGTCCCTCGGACTGGAGTTGTTTGAGATACTGATTGACCATAGCCCCGGACAAATGAAGCTGTTTGCCCAGTTCAAACTGAGACAAACGGGAATCCCTTGAAAGGGCATCCAGAATGGCAAGCACACGCGTGTTCTTACTCGGCTTAAGGTAGCACCCGTCGGTTATCAACATTCCGGTAACCACATTTTCAATTTGATCTGCCATGAACTCTCTCGGTCATTCGTTCGGTCAATGATTCATCCAGTTTAAAAGGGAATTGCATCGCCGAGTGTGTCACTCTAGACATGCGTTGCACCCCTGTCAATACGCCCGTCCCACAATGGTTTTGACCGTATTTCTTATTTTTATTTGGCACAAGCCGCTTTTAATCAATCGTTGACATATTGAATAATCGGCCCTTTTCGCCCCAAACTTTAGCAAAGAGGCAATCATTTCCACATTTGGAAACGGGAATTGATTTGCAAAGAGTTTGCCAAGAAGTGATTTCACATAATAAACACGACCAACAAATTCAATCAAAAGTCCGAAATCTTTCATTTTATTCAACAAAAAAGACATTCAAAATAAATGAACGTGTTTCATATACAACGCTTAAAACTACACACAACGTCAAAACTCCGACCCGTCACTGTTTGAAACACGCCATATTGACCCCGCCACCCACCTATTATAGGTTCGGGGCGCTTTCAACGAAATCAACGAGGATATTTACTCCATGGAGCATATAAACCGCCCCTGGCTCAAGGCGTACGACCCTGACGTGCCGCCCACTCTGGACTATGACAAGATCCCCCTGTTCGAATTTCTGGACAGGGCCGCACACAAATGGCCAAAACGCAAGGCCATTGTTTTTAAAAACTGGTCGATAACTTACGCCAAGCTCAAAACCCAGAGCGAAATATTCGCAGCCAATCTCAAGGCCGCCGGGATACGCAAGGGCGACCGGGTCGCCTTGATGCTGCCCAACCTGCCACAGACAATCATTGCCTTTTGGGGCGTCCTTCGTGCCGGAGCCATTGGCGTCATGACCAACCCGCTCTATATGGAAACAGAGATCGTCCACCAGTTCAACGACGCAGGGGTACGATGCTGCATCACTCTGGACATGCTTTGGCCCAAACTAAATAAACTGCGAGACTCCATCCCCGTAGAAAAATTTTTCATCACGACCATAGGTGAAGGGCTCAAATTCCCCTTGAGCACCCTTTACAAACTTCAGGCTAAAAAGAACGGTACCGCGCCCAAAATCCCTTACGATGGGAAACACATTTTCCCCTTCAAGGAATTAACGAAAGGCCGCGAAAAATTCACTGACAAAAAAGTGGATCACCATGACACCGCCCTACTGCAGTACACAGGCGGAACCACGGGTGTAGCAAAGGGATGTATCCTGACCCATTCCAACATCAGCGCGAACATGCAACAATGCCATGCCATGATGCACACCTTGGGGAAAAAGAAGGAAACATTCCTCGGAATCCTCCCCTATTTCCATATATATGGACTGACGACCTGTCTTGCCTGGCCGACCAGTCTGGGGGCAACACTG
This genomic window contains:
- a CDS encoding winged helix-turn-helix transcriptional regulator, which produces MADQIENVVTGMLITDGCYLKPSKNTRVLAILDALSRDSRLSQFELGKQLHLSGAMVNQYLKQLQSEGLVEFCPVNGKSYSYTLTDQGHQSRQRMFSDYSSETVRLYSTIKEFVLDQLSLLESQGKRKLALFGASETCEVVLSALRDTGFQVLALLDNDTKKQGQIFNGHVVSAPHVLDQVDCDAVVITSFGKQAEIYEQLKPYSEKRGFQIVRF